The Brassica napus cultivar Da-Ae unplaced genomic scaffold, Da-Ae ScsIHWf_1919;HRSCAF=2563, whole genome shotgun sequence genomic interval GACGGCTGATGTTCCAGGGATCGACGAAACTAGGGCACTAGCGACAATCTCTCGATCACccgtcttttggatttcttcttcttccgcagCGTAACTTCGGGAGAGGCGTCTTCAAGATCATCCAATGAGGCTAAGTTGAGAGACGGCTCACCAGCTGATTCACTCCGATGCACGGGATTGGCGACATCAGTCTCTCGTGGCCTCACGATCCCCGCAGCTTGAGGCTGCTGATTGcctttcttcctcttttttGATGACGGTTCAGCCGTCTCCTCCTGACTAGGAATCTCAGCTTCAACAGGAGCTGCTTCTGAGCCTACGTTGACAGGAAGGTCGTCAAGGGGTCTCGTCTCCCCCTTTTTCTTCTTAGGAGCCAAGGTAGTGGTACCAGCCGAGGAATCTTGATGATGAGGGCTCGCGTCGGTGGTGTCGGCAATCGCCATCTCGTTAGAAGGTGCAGGTAGTTCGACACTCGGCAGATTAAGTTCGACCGTCATCATCGCACTCAGATCTGGAAGCCCTCTCATTTTCCTTGCCTCGTTGATTCTCTTCTGCTCTTCCTTTGTGAATAGCGAGATCCGCCTCTTAGTCTTGTTGGCAGAAAGAGGATAACTCGAATTCCAATCTTCTGCGAAGAACACGAGTCCAGAATCCCGACCATTACGCAAAGTCAAAGAGTCGTattgaaataaaagaaaagtatgGACTTACTCCTGGAAATACGATCGATCGAACGGTGAACCCTCTCCCAAGAAATATTCCCCCAATGCTTCTGAGCAAGTCCCTCAACAGCCCGAGTGCTTGTAAGAAAGTCTTCTGGATAGTCACGAGAAGTCGGATGGTCGGCTGcataaaaaaacaacaaaggCAGAAAGCAGTTAGTATACGAAGAAATGGTACGAGTTAACGAAGATGTTCTACCAAGCAAAGTGTTCCACAAGATACGGTAGTCGTCATCTGGCGGGTCTTCGAAGGCAGAGTCATCACATTTAACGAAGAAATAAGATCTCTGCCAATCCGGCGTCTTGTTAGGATGCCTTCCTATCACATTGTAGCTGGGATGCATCTTTATGAACAGAAGCCCGTCGTCTAACGAGCTGACGGACGTCAACTCCTCGAAGACACGAACGCTCAATGAGACATCAATTTCAGCGGCCATAACCATCAGGGCCACCGTGATACGCCACGAACCATTCAAAAACTGACTTATCGCTGCATCTCGGCGCCTCGCATGCGATGTGATTAGTCGAGGAATTGGGAACCAAAGCTTCGTATCGTCCCGAAAGTAGGATTCGTAAACGCACTGATACCCAACTGGTGGTGACCAAGGCCTCTGGTTTTCCGAGGGAATCAAGAAAGTTACCCCTAGTCCATGACGTTCCCTCAGAAGCTTCTTCACGCTATTGGGAGTTGACTGAGTCTTAGTAACATTCTACCATGCTTGACCGCTCACATCAGGAGAGCGCAGGAACTCGGAAGCTAACACCAGGAGTTCCTCAAAGATCCCTCCAGGATAATAGCACGTCGGCACGTAATTGACAGCGAGAGCTCCGTCCCTCGCACCGCCGGAACCGTCTCTCTCGCAAGCCTGTGGCTCATCTGGTTTTCCTCTCACTTCTTGCCGATACGAACGCGCAGATTCGGAGATTAGGATCCTTTGAGACAGATCTAAATTCCCGGTGTCCATCATCGCGTCATGATGAATCCGTTCAAATTCTTCAAGCGGTGCCTCGGTCGCATCTCTCAAAGGACTAGAGGAGGCTGCGATCTCTTTTCCTCTCTGTTTATGAGATAACCTCCCGCCAGGCGGCATATCGCTATCTATGTTGCAACAACAACCTAGAGAGAGAAATaagaaggaggagagagagaacacATGAGAAGTGCGGAGAAGAATGGAGAAGAATGGAGAGAATGAGAAGGAAGCGAATATTTATAGGGA includes:
- the LOC106422212 gene encoding uncharacterized protein At3g60930, chloroplastic-like, giving the protein MPPGGRLSHKQRGKEIAASSSPLRDATEAPLEEFERIHHDAMMDTGNLDLSQRILISESARSYRQEVRGKPDEPQACERDGSGGARDGALAVNYVPTCYYPGGIFEELLVLASEFLRSPDRPWSPPVGYQCVYESYFRDDTKLWFPIPRLITSHARRRDAAISQFLNGSWRITVALMVMAAEIDVSLSVRVFEELTSVSSLDDGLLFIKMHPSYNVIGRHPNKTPDWQRSYFFVKCDDSAFEDPPDDDYRILWNTLLGRTSSLTPDHPTSRDYPEDFLTSTRAVEGLAQKHWGNISWERVHRSIDRISRKDWNSSYPLSANKTKRRISLFTKEEQKRINEARKMRGLPDLSAMMTVELNLPSVELPAPSNEMAIADTTDASPHHQDSSAGTTTLAPKKKKGETRPLDDLPVNVGSEAAPVEAEIPSQEETAEPSSKKRKKGNQQPQAAGIVRPRETDVANPVHRSESAGEPSLNLASLDDLEDASPEVTLRKKKKSKRRGDGSMNFVVEKYDTALKKTREALRKSEKVVAAKGNRLRRKRAEWRDEF